One window from the genome of Epinephelus moara isolate mb chromosome 5, YSFRI_EMoa_1.0, whole genome shotgun sequence encodes:
- the LOC126390292 gene encoding nephronectin isoform X1, producing MIRISRRIFVVMLHFITLSVAHHQDSLRRSAEDALEHTGGQARPGLCSYGQTTSCCLGWRNVNGICQPVCKKPCVNGKCVGPDKCLCSTGYKGPQCDEDVNECGFLERPCSQRCMNTHGSYRCYCEPGYTLSADGYTCTREAACFSLRCQFGCQMERGGAVRCLCPPGLHLAADNKTCEDVDECRRDVCPQRQTCRNTFGSFVCVCRDGYVMGTVQGSVQCRDKDECLTGSHRCSRHAQCVNTDGSYTCQCLEDYFGNGHTCWPRRAPQSKAAMYFSYKLSKRTKPIQPSS from the exons ATGATTAGAATAAGCCGACGGATCTTTGTGGTGATGCTGCATTTTATTACACTCTCCGTGGCTCATCATCAGGACAG CCTCCGCAGGTCAGCGGAGGATGCGCTGGAGCACACTGGGGGTCAAGCACGGCCAGGACTCTGCAGCTATGGTCAAACTACTTCCTGTTGTTTGGGATGGAGGAATGTTAATGGCATTTGTCAGC ctgtgtgcaAGAAGCCCTGTGTTAATGGAAAATGTGTGGGACCAGACAAGTGTTTATGCTCCACGGGGTATAAAGGCCCTCAGTGTGATGAAG ATGTAAACGAGTGCGGTTTCCTGGAGAGACCATGTTCCCAGCGCTGCATGAATACACACGGTAGCTATCGCTGTTACTGTGAACCTGGATACACACTCAGTGCAGATGGATACACCTGCACCA GAGAGGCCGCATGTTTCTCCCTGCGCTGCCAGTTTGGTTGCCagatggagagagggggagCGGTGCGCTGTCTGTGTCCCCCCGGCCTCCACCTGGCCGCTGACAACAAGACCTGTGAAG ATGTCGATGAGTGTCGGCGGGATGTGTGTCCACAGCGGCAGACCTGCAGGAACACTTTTGgcagttttgtctgtgtgtgtcgaGATGGCTACGTGATGGGGACAGTCCAGGGCTCGGTGCAGTGTCGAG ATAAGGACGAATGTTTAACGGGGTCTCACCGGTGCAGCCGCCATGCTCAGTGTGTCAACACAGATGGTTCCTACACCTGTCAGTGTTTGGAGGACTACTTCGGCAACGGACACACCTGCTGGCCCAGGAGAGCCCCACAGTCCAAGGCTGCCATGTACTTCAGCTACAAACTCTCCAAAAGAACCAAACCCATACAACCTTCATCTTAG
- the LOC126390292 gene encoding nephronectin isoform X2, with the protein MIRISRRIFVVMLHFITLSVAHHQDSLRRSAEDALEHTGGQARPGLCSYGQTTSCCLGWRNVNGICQPVCKKPCVNGKCVGPDKCLCSTGYKGPQCDEDVNECGFLERPCSQRCMNTHGSYRCYCEPGYTLSADGYTCTREAACFSLRCQFGCQMERGGAVRCLCPPGLHLAADNKTCEDKDECLTGSHRCSRHAQCVNTDGSYTCQCLEDYFGNGHTCWPRRAPQSKAAMYFSYKLSKRTKPIQPSS; encoded by the exons ATGATTAGAATAAGCCGACGGATCTTTGTGGTGATGCTGCATTTTATTACACTCTCCGTGGCTCATCATCAGGACAG CCTCCGCAGGTCAGCGGAGGATGCGCTGGAGCACACTGGGGGTCAAGCACGGCCAGGACTCTGCAGCTATGGTCAAACTACTTCCTGTTGTTTGGGATGGAGGAATGTTAATGGCATTTGTCAGC ctgtgtgcaAGAAGCCCTGTGTTAATGGAAAATGTGTGGGACCAGACAAGTGTTTATGCTCCACGGGGTATAAAGGCCCTCAGTGTGATGAAG ATGTAAACGAGTGCGGTTTCCTGGAGAGACCATGTTCCCAGCGCTGCATGAATACACACGGTAGCTATCGCTGTTACTGTGAACCTGGATACACACTCAGTGCAGATGGATACACCTGCACCA GAGAGGCCGCATGTTTCTCCCTGCGCTGCCAGTTTGGTTGCCagatggagagagggggagCGGTGCGCTGTCTGTGTCCCCCCGGCCTCCACCTGGCCGCTGACAACAAGACCTGTGAAG ATAAGGACGAATGTTTAACGGGGTCTCACCGGTGCAGCCGCCATGCTCAGTGTGTCAACACAGATGGTTCCTACACCTGTCAGTGTTTGGAGGACTACTTCGGCAACGGACACACCTGCTGGCCCAGGAGAGCCCCACAGTCCAAGGCTGCCATGTACTTCAGCTACAAACTCTCCAAAAGAACCAAACCCATACAACCTTCATCTTAG